In Microcoleus sp. bin38.metabat.b11b12b14.051, the genomic stretch ACCGTTCACGAAGATGCTAAATTGCTCGCTTGGGAATGCCTGAAGCTGACTTATCGACCCACTAGCACTAAGATTCAAGATGCCATCAATGCGCTATCTGCATTTGATCCACAAGATGTGGAAAGACGCTTTAAATATCTCGAAGAAAAACTCCATCTCATGCAAACGAATGTTCCTAGCAAAGAGAATGTCCGCTTTGTACTTGACCCCGTAGCCGAGTATTTAGCAGGGCTGCATTTGGTCGATATTTATGGTGAAGACGAAAACAAGTGGTGCGATTTTCTAATATATGCAGACTTTCAAAATCCGCCAGAGGCAATTAAAGGTTTTATGTTAGCAGTTCGTGATTGTTATTTGGCAAAGATTCCCGGTGCCAAGGATACTGACTTTTTGCCCAAACAAATCGAAAACCGCTATAATGTCTTAATCGCCGTACCGCCTCAATCTCCTTAAGCCGTCTAGCCGGGGTAATCTTATGACTGCATACAAACATGACTCGCAGCCTTCCCAGACCAAACTGCTCCCCACGATGTATGATTTACCTAGTGAAGACCCGGAGGAGCCCGGTTTGCCTGACGAATTCCACGACTATCAACCCCAACTGCTGCGTCTAACCTGCCGTCCGCGCAACCATCCCCTAGACCAAATATTTATAGCGACAGACCTGAATCTATACTACGATTCTAACCATCTCAATTGGTATAAAAGACCCGATTGGTTTCTCGTTTTAGGGGCCCAGAGATTCTATCGAGGTGAGGATTTACGCCTCAGCTACGTGATGTGGCAAGAAAATATTAGTCCTCTAGTAGTAGTAGAATTGCTGTCACCTGGAACTGAAGATGAGGATTTGGGAATCACCCCAGAAGTACGAAATAAACCGCCTACTAAGTGGCGAGTTTATGAAGAGATTTTGCAGATTCCTTATTACTTTGTTTTTAGTCGCTACACCAATCAACTGAGGGTATTTCAATTGATTGACAATCGTTACGAGGAACAAGTTTTAACCGAGTCACGATTCTGGATACCGGAGTTAGAGTTAGGTATCGGTTTGTGGGAAGGCTGTTATGAAGGTTTTTCGAGGTTGTGGCTGCGCTGGTACGATGCTAGTGGTGATTGGGTTCTGACTCCCGAAGAATTTGAAAGACAACGCGCTGAATTTGAAAGACAGCAGGCTGAATTTGAAAGACAACGCGCTGAATCTGAAAGTCAGCGCGCTGACTCAGAAAGACAGCAGGCTGAATCAGAAAGACAGCGGGCTGAATTAGAAAGTCAACGCGCTGAATCAGAAAGACAGCGGGCGGAATCAGAAAGACAGCGCGCCAATCGATTGGCAGAGTTACTGCGGGATATGGGCATGAATCCAGAGGATTTGTAAAATTAATTAGCCACCTGAAATACTGTCTGCCTTGTCAATAAAAACTTATTAACTAATCATAAATTATGCCAGAATCTACTTCATTGCGCGATCGCTACCTAGCACTGATCGATAAAATTGTCGAAATCACCCTCAAAGGTCAAATTCGCTCCAAAGAACAAGTATATCAAATGTTGGTGCAAGACATTGGCACCGGCACCGGCGAAATCTTTGAACGCTGTTTCGGCGAACGCTTAGATGCCACCGACAACCTGCTCAGAAATGAAAAGGACGAAATCAAACAAGCCAAGGCAAATCGTAGCCTCAGAGCGCTAAAAACCATCCAAGGAGAATGGGAACGCTGGCAGAAAGATAACCGAGTAGATCGCGAAATCGCATCTTCCATCCAACAAATTCTCACCGTCGAATCCAACGACCGCCTCCTGGCATTATTGCAAATAATTGACCCAAACAAACAACATCCGCTGACTCTCGACCAATTGCAGCAGTTGTCCAAATCTGTGCATCAACAAATGCTGCAAACTACCAATCCCGAAACTGAACGAGATTTGCAGCAAATCACCGCCGGTATTGCTAAAGGTTTAGAATCTTGGCAGCGTTTGGAACCGGAACTCGTCGGCTGGATTTATCAACCACAGCAGCTAGGATTCGCCGGCAGTCCCGAACAAAATGGGCCTTGGGCGTTTTGGGCAAAAAAGGTTAACAGTCCGTTTTCTCAGGCTCTTTTGCAGACTATTGCTAGGGGTGATTCTATCGTTGAATTTGCCGCTAAGCAATCTAATGTAGAATTAAGTACATTGCTGGAGTTGGCGATTGTTTTGCAGTGCTTACAGCGGGCTTTGGCGACATGGTTTGATAAGCAAGTTTACGATTCCAAAGTATCCACAA encodes the following:
- a CDS encoding Uma2 family endonuclease; the protein is MTAYKHDSQPSQTKLLPTMYDLPSEDPEEPGLPDEFHDYQPQLLRLTCRPRNHPLDQIFIATDLNLYYDSNHLNWYKRPDWFLVLGAQRFYRGEDLRLSYVMWQENISPLVVVELLSPGTEDEDLGITPEVRNKPPTKWRVYEEILQIPYYFVFSRYTNQLRVFQLIDNRYEEQVLTESRFWIPELELGIGLWEGCYEGFSRLWLRWYDASGDWVLTPEEFERQRAEFERQQAEFERQRAESESQRADSERQQAESERQRAELESQRAESERQRAESERQRANRLAELLRDMGMNPEDL